CTCGGACAGTCGCTGTGCCTCGTACAGTGGGGTGGGCCGCCCGACGAACTTCCGCTGGTGGTCGCGGAGTTCGGCGAGGAATTCCGGATCGTGCCGTAGCGTCCGCCACGCGGTCGCCAACTCGTCCAGCGCGACCATGAGCGTCTCCGGTACGTAGCGTCCGCCGAACCGTCCGAATCTGCCGTCGTTCATACCTGGCTCAACTCCTCGATCTTCGCCTCGGGGCGGCTCGACCGCATCAGCGATTCGCCGACCAGAGCGGCGTCGGCGCCGGTGCGGCGCAACCTGCGCGCGTCGGTCACCGAACGCAGGCCGCTTTCGCCGACCAGTACGCGGTCGTGACCGATCCGCGCGCGCAACCGCTCCGTGCGGGTCATGTCGATGCCGAAGGTGTGCAGGTCGCGGTGATTGACACCGATGACCCGGGCGTCCACTTCCAAGGCGGTGTCGACCTCGTCCTCGTCGTGGACTTCCACGAGGGCTTCCATGCCGAGTTCCCTCGCGCACTTCAACAGGGCCGCCATCCGCTCGGTGGACAGCACGGAGGCGATGAGCAGCACGGCATCGGCCCCCAGCGCACGTGCCTCGACCACCTGGTACTCGTCGGTGACGAAGTCCTTGCGCAGCAACGGCAGCGATGTCTCGGGGCGGATCACGCGCAGGTGTTCGGGGCTGCCTCCGAATCCCTCCTCGTGGGTGAGCACGGAGATCGCCGAGGCTCGCGAGCGGTCGTAGACCCGAGCCAGCTCCTCCGGCCGGTAGCCGGCTGTCAGGGAGCCCTTCGAGGGGCTGCGCCGTTTCATCTCGGCGATCACGCTCAGTCCGGGACGGCTCAGCGCGGCCAACAGATCTCGAGCGGGCTCCGCCCTGTCGGCACCGCGGGCGACGTCGGCCAGGGGACGGACCGTCCTGCGTCGATCGGTCTGCCGCTGGGACGCGGCTACGAGGGCGGTCAGCATGGTCCTGGACGGCCCGCTGGTCGCAGTAGTCATACCGTGTTCCTCATCGGTTGTGGTTGTTCTCGGGAAACCTCGATCCAGCGGGTGAGCAGTGCGCTCGCGGCGCCACTGTCGATCGCCCGCGAGGCCAGCGCCGTCCCCTCGTGCCAGTCCT
The nucleotide sequence above comes from Actinopolyspora erythraea. Encoded proteins:
- the trpC gene encoding indole-3-glycerol phosphate synthase TrpC, which encodes MTTATSGPSRTMLTALVAASQRQTDRRRTVRPLADVARGADRAEPARDLLAALSRPGLSVIAEMKRRSPSKGSLTAGYRPEELARVYDRSRASAISVLTHEEGFGGSPEHLRVIRPETSLPLLRKDFVTDEYQVVEARALGADAVLLIASVLSTERMAALLKCARELGMEALVEVHDEDEVDTALEVDARVIGVNHRDLHTFGIDMTRTERLRARIGHDRVLVGESGLRSVTDARRLRRTGADAALVGESLMRSSRPEAKIEELSQV